The DNA segment TAGCACTAGGATTATCATCCGTCACCTCCAGGCGATATCTCTTTGCACCAGGGTAACTCTTAAAGATCCAGTTTAACATCTCGGTACCATAACCTTTATTTCTGGCAGAGGGATCAAAATAGAGTTCTTCAATCATAACATTCTTTCCTCCAACCTCACAGGCATAATACTCTGTCACATAGCAATAGCCGCAGATCCTTTCACCTTCCATTAATTTGTATCCATCCAGTCCCTGATCGCCAGCAACAGCTGCTTTGAAAGTCCTGGTCAGCGTCTCCTTTGACACCGTATGGCTGACAGCCGGACTGTCGTAGAAGGCCATCACCATATTCAAAACCGAATCGCAATCATTTTCCTGCATCTTTTTTATTCTAAACATAAAAACTCCTTACATTGTATTTCATTACGCCTGCGTAGTTACAAAAATATCATATATTGCTTTGATTGCCGCCTCATAATCCTTATCCTCAACTCCGATAATAATGTTCAGCTCCGATGAACCCTGATCGATCATCTTCACATTGACATGGGCATGTGCCAGTGCTGAGAAAATTCTGCCGGCTGTCCCGCGTGCTCTGCGCATCCCTCGGCCAACCACAGCGATCAAGGCAAGATCTGATTCCAGATCAATGGAGTCAGGCCTGACCAGCTTGTTCAGCTTTGTGATCACCTGCTGTTCTTTTGCTTCGAATTCTTTCTGATGAACATAGATCGAGAACGTATCTATTCCTGATGGCGTATGTTCAAACGAAAGCCCGTATTCTTCAAAAACCTGAAGAACCTTTCTTCCAAAACCAATCTCCGTATTCATCATGTCTTTTTCAATATTAATTGATACAAATCCTCTCATTCCGGCTATACCCGTAATTGTATACTTAGGTTTCGTACAAGTACTTTCCACGATCAGCGTGCCTTCATCATCGGGGCGGTTTGTATTTCTGACATTAATCGGAATACCCTCCCGCCGAATGGGCAGAATACAGTCTCCATGTAGGACCGTTGCCCCAGAATAAGAAAGTTCTCTTAGTTCTTTATATGTAATAGTAGAGATCACTTCCGGGTTTTCGACAATATGAGGATCCGTGACCAGAAATCCTGATACATCTGTCCAGTTTTCATACAAGTCAGCATGGACTGCCCTTGCAACAATTGATCCGGTTATATCAGAACCTCCCCTTGAGAAAGTTTTTATGCTTCCATCCGGTGCCATACCATAAAATCCCGGGATCACTGCCCTTTTCGTCTTATTTAGTCTTTTTCCAAGGTTGTTGTTCGTCTTTTCATCATCAAAAGATCCATCTTCCCTGAAGAAAATGACTTCAGCCGCATCTACGAATTCATAGTTCAGATAATTTGCAAGGAGTATTCCATTCAGGTATTCACCACGTGATGCCGCGTAATCTATTCCCGCATGATTATCAATCTGGCGGTGAATCTCCGAAAATTCCTGATCCAGAGATAAGTTTAAAGATAATCCATCAATAATTTCCTGATATCTTTCCTGTATCTCTCTTAATATGAGATCAAAATCCCCGCCTTTTCCGGCAACATTATAACACATATAAAGCATATCCGTAACCTTCGTGTCACCGTCATAACGCTTTCCCGGTGCTGAAGGCACGACATATCTCCTGTCATCATCTTCAAATATAATATTGCTTACTTTTTTAAACTGTGTCGCACTTGCGAGGGAACTTCCACCAAATTTCGCAACTTTTATCATCAGGTCAATACTCCTTTTTTTAGTTTTTCATATAATTTATCGCATGAAGTCGTATCCGTCAAGTTTTTTAGCGTCTGCTTTCTTTTTGACCGTAATAAGCATCCTCCCCATGTTTTCTGTAATAATGCTTATCCAAAAGCTCTTGAGGTGCCGGCTGTACCTTGGAATTAATCTGCTCACATCTTGCTGCCATCTTTGCAACTTCCTCCAATACAACAGCGTTATGAACTGCTTTTCGGGCATCTCTTCCCCATGTAAATGGTCCATGATTTTTACAGAGTACCGCCGGCATGGCCTCGTAGTTTAAATTCTTGAATAAATCCGCAATCAAGTGTCCGGTATTCTTTTCGTAATCGTGCTCAATCTCTTCTTTTGTAAGACATCTCGCACATGGAATCTCTCCATACATGTAGTCCGCATGGGTTGTGCCATAGCATGGGATTCCTCTGCCGGCCTGCGCCCAGCTGGTGGCCCACGGTGAATGCGTATGGACAATTCCTCCTATATTCCGAAAGGCTTTGTATAGTTCAAGATGAGTCGGTGTATCAGAGGACGGATTATAGTTTCCTTCCACTTTATTCCCATCCAGATCCATAATCACTATATCCTCCGGGGTAAGCAAATCATAATCTACGCCACTGGGTTTAATGGCAAACAATCC comes from the Blautia liquoris genome and includes:
- a CDS encoding GNAT family N-acetyltransferase, whose product is MFRIKKMQENDCDSVLNMVMAFYDSPAVSHTVSKETLTRTFKAAVAGDQGLDGYKLMEGERICGYCYVTEYYACEVGGKNVMIEELYFDPSARNKGYGTEMLNWIFKSYPGAKRYRLEVTDDNPSARRLYERLGFTALDYGQMVRDVL
- a CDS encoding aspartate kinase: MIKVAKFGGSSLASATQFKKVSNIIFEDDDRRYVVPSAPGKRYDGDTKVTDMLYMCYNVAGKGGDFDLILREIQERYQEIIDGLSLNLSLDQEFSEIHRQIDNHAGIDYAASRGEYLNGILLANYLNYEFVDAAEVIFFREDGSFDDEKTNNNLGKRLNKTKRAVIPGFYGMAPDGSIKTFSRGGSDITGSIVARAVHADLYENWTDVSGFLVTDPHIVENPEVISTITYKELRELSYSGATVLHGDCILPIRREGIPINVRNTNRPDDEGTLIVESTCTKPKYTITGIAGMRGFVSINIEKDMMNTEIGFGRKVLQVFEEYGLSFEHTPSGIDTFSIYVHQKEFEAKEQQVITKLNKLVRPDSIDLESDLALIAVVGRGMRRARGTAGRIFSALAHAHVNVKMIDQGSSELNIIIGVEDKDYEAAIKAIYDIFVTTQA
- a CDS encoding L-ribulose-5-phosphate 4-epimerase, whose product is MLEELKKRVYEANMLLPKYGLVTFTWGNVSEIDRKAGLFAIKPSGVDYDLLTPEDIVIMDLDGNKVEGNYNPSSDTPTHLELYKAFRNIGGIVHTHSPWATSWAQAGRGIPCYGTTHADYMYGEIPCARCLTKEEIEHDYEKNTGHLIADLFKNLNYEAMPAVLCKNHGPFTWGRDARKAVHNAVVLEEVAKMAARCEQINSKVQPAPQELLDKHYYRKHGEDAYYGQKESRR